The proteins below come from a single Geobacillus thermoleovorans genomic window:
- the spoVT gene encoding stage V sporulation protein T: MKATGIVRRIDDLGRVVIPKEIRRTLRIREGDPLEIFVDRDGEVILKKYSPISELGDFAKEYAEALFDSLGQPVLICDRDVYIAVAGVSKKEYMNKSVSPLVEKAMEDRNSILHTEEGEVELVDGMTETLKSYTIGPIVANGDPIGAVIILSREKTLGEVEHKAVETAASFLARQMEQ; the protein is encoded by the coding sequence ATGAAAGCAACCGGTATTGTTCGTCGCATTGATGATTTAGGGAGAGTTGTCATTCCGAAGGAAATTCGCAGAACGTTGCGCATTCGCGAAGGAGATCCGCTCGAAATATTTGTTGACCGCGATGGAGAAGTCATTTTGAAAAAATATTCGCCGATCAGTGAATTAGGCGACTTTGCCAAAGAGTACGCCGAAGCGCTGTTTGACAGCCTCGGCCAGCCTGTGCTCATTTGCGACCGCGATGTATACATCGCTGTCGCCGGCGTTTCGAAAAAAGAGTATATGAACAAAAGCGTCAGCCCGTTGGTGGAAAAAGCCATGGAAGACCGCAATTCCATCCTCCATACGGAGGAAGGGGAAGTCGAGCTCGTTGACGGGATGACGGAAACGTTGAAGTCGTATACGATCGGCCCGATTGTCGCCAACGGCGATCCGATCGGAGCAGTCATCATTTTATCGCGCGAGAAAACGCTTGGTGAAGTGGAGCATAAAGCAGTAGAAACAGCCGCCAGCTTTTTGGCTCGACAAATGGAACAATAG
- a CDS encoding putative polysaccharide biosynthesis protein, whose amino-acid sequence MGNVWKGAAILTAAALAAKLLSALYRVPYQNMVGDIGFYIYQQVYPIYGIVVALSLTGYPVAVSKLVAERLAGQDEAGAAASVRVALLVLSVLGVILFASLYLGAGVIASAMGDGRLTPLVRLLSFSFLLFPPIALLRGYFQGRHDMTPTAASQVGEQFVRVTAILGLSYGAVQRGADVYACGMAAVAGTLVGMAAALFILLFFLSRRRRLKTSGRTPPAWDRQVGRRLLTAGTVICLTNMALTLIPLVDSFLFVPLLQEAGARLDEVQRLKGVYDRGQPLIQLGTVVGTSFSLALVPLLSGARRQGAVFAYGALSIRLAVVIGLGASLGLICLIRPINAMLFENDYGSSVLAVLSSSVFFTTIALTASALLQGMGREWTAAAGVALAVAGKAALMHWLAPRFGALGAAAATTGAYALMAGFLCAFLPREYRTAGRKYMYPTVKAAAMMAVVLHGYRWLMDSSSEGRLWAAAEALGGVAIGAVVYLACIVKGHVFSEQELEAFPLANKFRLRLGGR is encoded by the coding sequence ATGGGAAACGTATGGAAAGGGGCGGCGATCTTAACGGCCGCCGCTTTGGCCGCGAAACTATTAAGCGCTTTGTACCGTGTTCCGTATCAAAATATGGTCGGGGACATTGGTTTTTATATTTACCAACAAGTGTACCCGATTTATGGCATCGTCGTCGCACTCTCGCTGACCGGCTACCCGGTTGCCGTCTCGAAGCTTGTCGCCGAGCGGTTGGCGGGACAGGATGAAGCGGGCGCTGCCGCTAGTGTGCGCGTCGCCTTGTTGGTGTTAAGCGTCCTTGGCGTCATCCTGTTTGCTTCGCTGTATCTAGGGGCGGGGGTGATTGCCTCGGCGATGGGCGATGGACGGCTTACGCCGCTCGTGCGCTTGCTTTCATTTTCGTTTTTGCTGTTTCCGCCCATCGCATTGTTGCGTGGCTATTTCCAAGGGCGGCATGATATGACGCCGACAGCGGCGTCCCAAGTTGGCGAGCAATTCGTCCGGGTGACGGCGATTTTAGGGCTGTCGTATGGAGCGGTGCAGCGCGGCGCCGACGTCTATGCTTGCGGCATGGCAGCGGTCGCAGGGACGCTAGTAGGCATGGCGGCGGCGCTTTTCATTTTGCTTTTCTTCCTGTCCCGGCGTCGGCGGCTAAAAACGTCGGGCCGCACGCCGCCAGCTTGGGATCGACAGGTGGGCCGGCGTTTATTGACGGCGGGGACGGTCATTTGCTTGACGAATATGGCGTTGACGCTGATTCCACTCGTCGATTCATTTTTATTCGTTCCGCTTCTACAGGAAGCGGGGGCAAGGCTCGATGAGGTGCAGCGGCTAAAAGGAGTGTACGACCGCGGTCAGCCGCTCATTCAGCTCGGCACGGTCGTCGGCACGTCGTTTTCATTGGCGCTTGTTCCACTTCTTTCCGGAGCGCGCCGCCAAGGTGCCGTTTTCGCCTATGGAGCGCTGTCCATCCGGCTTGCCGTTGTCATTGGGCTTGGTGCTTCGTTAGGGCTCATTTGCCTCATTCGACCGATCAATGCGATGTTGTTCGAGAATGACTACGGTTCGTCGGTTCTCGCCGTCTTGTCCTCCTCTGTCTTTTTTACTACGATCGCGTTGACCGCCTCTGCATTATTGCAAGGAATGGGGAGGGAATGGACGGCCGCTGCCGGCGTGGCGTTGGCAGTGGCGGGGAAGGCCGCGCTTATGCATTGGCTTGCTCCGCGGTTTGGAGCGCTTGGCGCCGCCGCGGCGACGACGGGTGCTTATGCGCTCATGGCAGGCTTTTTATGCGCCTTTTTGCCGCGTGAATATCGGACGGCGGGCCGGAAATACATGTACCCAACCGTGAAAGCGGCCGCTATGATGGCCGTCGTCTTGCATGGGTATAGGTGGCTGATGGACAGCTCGAGCGAGGGGCGGCTATGGGCGGCTGCCGAGGCGCTTGGCGGCGTTGCCATCGGTGCTGTCGTTTACCTTGCGTGTATTGTGAAAGGACATGTTTTTTCTGAACAGGAGTTGGAAGCTTTCCCATTGGCTAATAAATTCCGTCTACGATTAGGAGGCAGGTGA